The Streptomyces sp. NBC_00569 genomic sequence TACACGCCGTTCTTCCCGTTCGGCGTCGGTGGCGCGTTCACCGGCGCGGCCACCGTCTTCTTCGCGGTCTTCGGGTACGACGCCATGTCGACGGCCGCCGAGGAGTCCAAGGACGCGCAGCGCCACATGCCGAAGGCGATCCTCTACTCCCTCGCCATCTCGATGGTCCTGTACGTGCTGGCCTGCCTGGTCCTGACCGGCATGCAGAACTACAAGGACATCGACCCGGAGAGCGGCTTCTCGACGGCGTTCAAGTCGGTGGGCCTCAGCGGTCTCGCCGACGTCATCGCGGCCGGCGCGATCATCGGCATCCTCACGGTGATGTTCACCTTCATGCTGGGTGTCACCCGCGTGTGGTTTGCGATGAGCCGCGACGGACTGCTGCCCAAGTGGTTCGCGAAGACCCACCCGACCCGGCACGTACCGACGCGCGTGACGTGGATCGTCGGGTGCGCGTCGGCCGTCATCGCCGGGTTCCTGCCGATCGGGGAGGCCGCCGAGCTGACCAACATCGGCATCCTGCTGGCGTTCGTGGTGGTGTGCATCGCGGTGATCGTGCTGCGTTACAAGCAGCCTGACCTGCCCCGTACGTTCCGTACGCCCGCCATGCCGTTCGTGCCCGCGCTCGGGGTCGTCTTCTCCATCTGGCTCATCACCTTCCTGCAGTGGCAGACCTGGATCCGGTTCGCCGTGTGGTTCGCCGTCGGGCTCGTCATCTACTTCGGCTACTCGTACAAGAGGTCGGAGCTGGCGAGGACGGACCCGCCGGCGAAGTCCTGACCGCTACCGGCCCATCGCCTACCGGCCCATCGTCAGGCCGTCCTTGGCCGCACCGCGGCTGAGGACGGCCTGACTGATCCGGTCGCGGACGTCCGTCAGGCCGAGGCCGTCGTGGATGGACTGGCTGACGTTGATCACGCGGCCCGAACCGAGGTTGAACCACTGCGGGATGAACTCGGCCCTGCGCACCTCCCAGCGGTCGCCGGACCGCTCCGGCGGCGCGAAGGTGAAACGGCCGATGGTGCCCTCGTTGCCACGCGCGTCCTGGGCGCCGTCGCCGTTGACCATCTCGCCGGCGATCTGGTCGCCCAGTCCGTAGACCACCCAGGTGCCGTTGACCTTCTCGTACGCCTGCGGGACGTGCGCGTGCGTGCCGAGGATCAGGTCGATGTCGGGGCGGCCGTCCGTGCGCGACGCGGTGAGCTCGTCGCCGAGCCGCAGCTGGTCCTCGTCCGGCTCCTCCTGCCACTCAGCGCCCCAGTTCAGGGAGAGGACGACCACGTCCGCGCCCGCCTTCCGGGCCGCCCGCGCGTCGTCGACGATCTTCTGACGGTCGATCATATTCACGGCCCACGGGCGCCCTTTGGGCAGCGGGAGGCCGTTCGTGTCGTATGTGTACGCGAGGTGGGCGACCTTGGCGCCACCGGCGCGCAGCCACGCGGGGCCGCTGCCCTCGGCGGCGCTGCGGGCCGAGCCCGTGTGGCTGATGCCCACGCGATCCATGGCGTCGAGAGTGCGGTCGATGCCGGCGACGCCGTCGTCGAGAGCGTGGTTCGAGGCCGTGGAACAGGCGTCGTAGCCCGTGTCGCGCAGCCCCTTGGCGACCTCGGGCGGGGACTTGAAGGTCGGGGAGCCGGTGTAGTGGCCGCCCGCGCCGTAGACCGTCTCCATGTGGCAGATCGCCAGGTCCGCCTTGGAGATCACCGGCTGCACGGCGGACAGCATCGGCGCGAAGTCGTAGCCGTCGCCGCTCGCGTCGGTCTTCGCCTGCTTGATGATCGACGCGTGAGGCAGTACGTCACCGGAGGCGACCAGCGTGAAGCCGCGCTGCCCGTCCGTGGCACCGCCGACGGCCGACGGGGCCGGGGCGCCGGTGTCGTGGGGGGCCGCGCGGCGTGTGCCGCTCTCGGGCGCGGAGCAGCCCGCGCCCGCCGCGATCAGGGCGGCGGCCAGGATCGCCGTGCCCTGCCGTGCGTGCCGTGTGCGCTGCGTGCGCCGGCTGTGTCCCGTGTGCCTTGTGCCACGTCTGCGGTGCGACATCGATCAAGCTCCCGATTCGGTGAATAAGGTGATTTTCGACATAGGCATAGACGTACGGGCATCAGGCCGAGTCAAGGATCCATACCGCCGCGGTCCCCGGAACGGCGTCACGTTCCGCGGCAGTCGGCCCCGTTCACCGCACCGTTCGCCGACCGCATCGACCGCCCGTCGCACACCGCTGCCCTCGCTCTGGGCGTGAGCAGCGCGCTGCGCTGCCATACGGCCATGACGACCGCCATGAAGACCGAAGGACCCGACCACACGGCAGAACATGTGCTGGCCGAGCTCCAGCGCGAGCACGGCAGGCCGCTTCTCTCCTTCCTCCTGCGACTGTGCGACGGCGACCGGCAGCGGGCGGAAGACCTGGTCCAGGAGACGTTCGTACGCGCCTGGCAGCATCCGGAGGCGCTGCGCGCCGACTACGAGTCCGTGCGGCCGTGGCTGTTCACCGTCGGCCGCAGGCTCGCCATAGACGCCCGGCGCGCACGGCTCGCCAGGCCCCCGGAGATCGGCGGCACGGTCCTGGAGAGCGCGCGGGTCTGCGCCGACCACGCGGAGCGCTCGGCGGCCGCGCTCGATGTCCGCGAGGCCGTGGCAACGCTCAGCCCGGAGCACCGGGCGGTGCTCCTCCACGTGTACTTCCGGGGCGCCTCCGTGGCCGAGGCGGCCGCGGCGCTCGGGATACCACCCGGTACCGTGAAGTCCCGCGCGTACTACGCGCTGCGCGCACTGCGCAGGGTGCTCCCGGGCTATGAGGCGAACACGGCCGGCCCGCATTGAAACCGGACGGCAGGTCAAGCCTCCGTAAAGCGCCTTGCCCGGTGCCCCGGTCCTCGATTGAGTAATCGGCTGTCCTCCCCTGCCCGGTCGGACGCGAGGGCCCGGGGGCCGGCGGAGCGCACGGACCGGAGGAAGGCAGGAAGGGATGTTGCACGGGAGCAAGGAAGGCACATCGGGCGCCGGCGGCGGCGAACTGACGGTGCCGATGGCGTGGTTGTACGCCGAGTACATCGCCGATGAGCTGTTGCGCACCGGTGATCTGATGCCGCCCACGTCCTTCGAGTTCCGGGCCGGGCGCGACGCACTCGCACTGACGATCTTCCTGTCGGACACGGACGGCGAGCTGTCCGGCATCCGGGTCGTGTCCCAGCTGGAGACCTGGCTGTCGCTGACGGCATACGACCAGCCGTGGCAGTACTGGGTACGGGAGCACATGGCGCGCCTGGCCGCGCAGGCACTCGATGAGAACAGACCTTCGCCGGACCTCGAACTGGCCGAGGCGGCGTGGCGGTGGCTGGAGGAGACGGAGCTCCTCGCGCCCGATCTGGACTCCGTGCCGGGCCGCGGACCGCTGCCCGGCGAAGAGTACGACGGGCCGCAGGTGTGGACACCGGCGTGGCAACTGGGGCTGCCGCTGGGCCATCTGGCGATCCATCTGTTCTGAGGCCCCTGGTGCCCCTGCGCCCGCTACTCGACCTCTACGCCTGAAGAGTGCACGCCCGCGCGGTACTTGGGGATCCGCACGGTGATCTTCATGCCCGCGCCGGTGCCGGTCTCGATGACGAGGCCGTAGTCGTCGCCGAACACCTGTCTGAGCCGCTCGTCGACGTTCGACAGGCCGATCCCGGTCGAGGTGCCGCCCTCGCCGCGCAGGATCGCGCGCAGCTCGCCCGGGTCCATGCCGACTCCGTCGTCCTCGATGACGACCTCCGCCTCCGCGCCCGCGTCCCGGGCGCCGATCGTGATGCGGCTGCGGGTGACGGCACCCTCCAGGCCGTGTTTCACGGCGTTCTCGACGAGGGGCTGGAGGCACAGGAAGGGCAGCGCCACCGGCAGGACCTCGGGCGCGATCTGGAGCGTGACCGAGAGCCGGTCGCCGAACCGGGCCCGGACCAGGGCCAGATACTGGTCGATGGAGTGCAACTCGTCGGCGAGCGTGGTGAAGTCGCCGTGGCGGCGGAACGAGTAGCGGATGAAGTCGGCGAACTCCAGGAGGAGTTCACGGGCCCGCTCGGGGTCGGTGCGGACGAACGAGGCGATGGCGGCGAGCGAGTTGAAGATGAAGTGCGGCGAGATCTGCGCGCGCAGCGCCTTGATCTCCGCTTCGATGAGCCGGGTGCGGGAGCGGTCGAGTTCGGCCAGCTCCAGCTGTACGGAGATCCACCGGGCGACCTCGTCGGCGGCCCGGGCCAGGACGGCCGACTCGCGGGGCGCATAGGCGACGAGGGCACCGAGCACCCGTCCGTCGGTGACGATCGGGGCGGCCACGGCCCAGCGCAGCGGGCAGTCGACGGCGCCGCATCCGCAGCCGAACGCGGCGCTGCGCCCGGTGTCGAGCAGCCCTTCGAGATGCCCCATGACCTGCTTGCCGTGCTGGTCCCCCGCGCCGTCCCAGGCGAGGACGGCGGCGCGGTTGGTGAGGCAGAGGGCGTCGGTGCCGAGGAGCGTGCGCAGTCTGCGGGCCGATCGGCGCGCCGACTCCTCGGTGAGTCCGGCCCGCAGCGGCGGCGCGGCGAGCGAGGCGGTGTGCAGGGTGTCGAAGGTGGCGCGCTCCACCGGGGTGCCCACGTCGCTGCGGCCCCCGGGGTGCGCGGTGCGCCGGCCGAGGACGAAGCCTCCCGCGAGGAGGAGGGGGCACAGGGCGAGGAGCACGGCGGTGGCGGTCACGTCCGGGCTCCCGGCTCGCCCGTGGTGATCGTCCCGCGCGCGCTGAGGGACTCCGGCAGGTGCAGTCGCGTCATCGTGGCGCTGGTGTGCGGCGGTACGGAGTCCTGGGTGGCGAGCGACACGAGGATCATGGCGAGGAAGCCGACCGGCACCGACCACACGGCGGGCCAGGCGAGGAGCGTGTGCAGCCAGCCGCCTCGTGCGACGCCGGCGACGGTCAGGGTGACCGCGACGAGCGCGGAGCCGCCGCCGAGGAGCAGCCCGGCTCGCGCGCCGGGCGGGGTGAGCCGGCGCCACCAGATGCCGAGGACGAGCAGCGGGCAGAACGAGGACGCCGACACCGCGAACGCCATCCCTACGGCGTCCGCCACCGGCACCCCGTTGACCAGCAGCGCCCCGCCCAGCGGCACGGTCATCGCGAGGAGTGTCGCCAGGCGGAAGTGCCGTACTCCGCGGGCAGGCAGAACGTCCTGGCTGAGCACGCCGGCGACGGCCATCGTCAGGCCGGAGGCGGTCGACAGGAAGGCGGCGAAGGCGCCGCCCGCCACGAGCGCCCCGAGCAGGTCCCCGCCGAGCCCGCCGACGGCCCGCCCCGGCAGGAGGAGGACGGCGGCGTCGGCGTCCTGGGTGGCGCTCAGTTCGGGTGCGTACAGGCTGCCGAGCCAGCCGTAGACCGGTGGCAGGCAGTAGAAGAGCCCGATGAGGGCGAGCACGGCGACCGTGGTGCGGCGGGCCGCGCGGCCGTTCGGGCTCGTGTAGAAGCGGACGACGACGTGCGGCAGGCCCATCGTGCCGAGGAACGTGGCGACGATGAGGCCGTACGTCGCGTACAGCGGGTGGTCCGCGCGGCTGGTGGCGAGCGGCTGCCCGGAGCCCGCGCCGGACCAGGGCAGGCCGTCGGCGGACGGCGGGGCGCCGCCGTCGCCGTGCCAGGCGAGGACCAGGAAGAACGCGGGTACGAGCAGCGCGGTCAGCTTCAGCCAGTACTGGAAGGCCTGTACGAAGGTGATGGAGCGCATGCCGCCCGCGGCGACCGCGAGGACGACGACGGCCGCGACGAGCGCCCCGCCGAACCAGCGCGGCGCGCCCGTGAGGATCTGCAAGGTGAGCCCCGCGCCCTGGAGTTGGGGCACGAGGTAGAGCCAGCCCGCGCCGACGACGAGCATGCTGACGACCCTGCGGAC encodes the following:
- a CDS encoding amino acid permease; amino-acid sequence: MAGLRGLRMGQGVLRRKPIEQIEETEGGGAQQLTRSLGLWQLTAIGVGGIIGAGIFTLAGTVANGTAGPAVLLSFLIAGVASACAALSYAEFAGLIPKAGSAYTYGYAVLGELVGWFIGWDLLLEYTAIVAVVAIGISGYFSFLLGETGLDLPHWMLGAPGTGDGHKVDLFAALLCLLIAYLLTLGIRNAARFETVVVVLKVLVVLLVIGVGFFHIDTGNYTPFFPFGVGGAFTGAATVFFAVFGYDAMSTAAEESKDAQRHMPKAILYSLAISMVLYVLACLVLTGMQNYKDIDPESGFSTAFKSVGLSGLADVIAAGAIIGILTVMFTFMLGVTRVWFAMSRDGLLPKWFAKTHPTRHVPTRVTWIVGCASAVIAGFLPIGEAAELTNIGILLAFVVVCIAVIVLRYKQPDLPRTFRTPAMPFVPALGVVFSIWLITFLQWQTWIRFAVWFAVGLVIYFGYSYKRSELARTDPPAKS
- a CDS encoding CapA family protein, with the translated sequence MSHRRRGTRHTGHSRRTQRTRHARQGTAILAAALIAAGAGCSAPESGTRRAAPHDTGAPAPSAVGGATDGQRGFTLVASGDVLPHASIIKQAKTDASGDGYDFAPMLSAVQPVISKADLAICHMETVYGAGGHYTGSPTFKSPPEVAKGLRDTGYDACSTASNHALDDGVAGIDRTLDAMDRVGISHTGSARSAAEGSGPAWLRAGGAKVAHLAYTYDTNGLPLPKGRPWAVNMIDRQKIVDDARAARKAGADVVVLSLNWGAEWQEEPDEDQLRLGDELTASRTDGRPDIDLILGTHAHVPQAYEKVNGTWVVYGLGDQIAGEMVNGDGAQDARGNEGTIGRFTFAPPERSGDRWEVRRAEFIPQWFNLGSGRVINVSQSIHDGLGLTDVRDRISQAVLSRGAAKDGLTMGR
- a CDS encoding sigma-70 family RNA polymerase sigma factor; this encodes MTTAMKTEGPDHTAEHVLAELQREHGRPLLSFLLRLCDGDRQRAEDLVQETFVRAWQHPEALRADYESVRPWLFTVGRRLAIDARRARLARPPEIGGTVLESARVCADHAERSAAALDVREAVATLSPEHRAVLLHVYFRGASVAEAAAALGIPPGTVKSRAYYALRALRRVLPGYEANTAGPH
- a CDS encoding sensor histidine kinase, yielding MTATAVLLALCPLLLAGGFVLGRRTAHPGGRSDVGTPVERATFDTLHTASLAAPPLRAGLTEESARRSARRLRTLLGTDALCLTNRAAVLAWDGAGDQHGKQVMGHLEGLLDTGRSAAFGCGCGAVDCPLRWAVAAPIVTDGRVLGALVAYAPRESAVLARAADEVARWISVQLELAELDRSRTRLIEAEIKALRAQISPHFIFNSLAAIASFVRTDPERARELLLEFADFIRYSFRRHGDFTTLADELHSIDQYLALVRARFGDRLSVTLQIAPEVLPVALPFLCLQPLVENAVKHGLEGAVTRSRITIGARDAGAEAEVVIEDDGVGMDPGELRAILRGEGGTSTGIGLSNVDERLRQVFGDDYGLVIETGTGAGMKITVRIPKYRAGVHSSGVEVE
- a CDS encoding sodium/solute symporter, yielding MNEAYAISAVTVVVLATVLIGGFGLRISRTTSDFYVASRTVGPGLNAAAISGEYLSAASFLGVAGLLLVHGPDMLWYPVGYTAGYLVLLVFVAAPLRRSGAYTLPDFAEGRLESRSVRRVVSMLVVGAGWLYLVPQLQGAGLTLQILTGAPRWFGGALVAAVVVLAVAAGGMRSITFVQAFQYWLKLTALLVPAFFLVLAWHGDGGAPPSADGLPWSGAGSGQPLATSRADHPLYATYGLIVATFLGTMGLPHVVVRFYTSPNGRAARRTTVAVLALIGLFYCLPPVYGWLGSLYAPELSATQDADAAVLLLPGRAVGGLGGDLLGALVAGGAFAAFLSTASGLTMAVAGVLSQDVLPARGVRHFRLATLLAMTVPLGGALLVNGVPVADAVGMAFAVSASSFCPLLVLGIWWRRLTPPGARAGLLLGGGSALVAVTLTVAGVARGGWLHTLLAWPAVWSVPVGFLAMILVSLATQDSVPPHTSATMTRLHLPESLSARGTITTGEPGART